GGCGGCGCCTTACTCACACCAAAAGCGCGCCCTTTGTTCTGATCTTGCGGGTTCTGCTGTTCAGATTAGTTTATTCTTGGGCTTTTTAGCAAGGTTTCGGGGGATGCGTACGCAGGAGTGACCGATCGTGCCTATTCCATCATGTGGAATTTATTCAACCTGCAATCATTCCAATCTTTGTATTTCTTAAATATAATGTATGATTTTCTTAACTATAAAAAGAAACGGGAGTTGATGAGTCGGGCGCATAAAATCTTTCTATGGGAGGTCTCGATGACAGAAAAGAAACTCAACCGGCGTAAATTGCTTACAGGAACTGCTGCGGCAGGGGCCGCGGCATTTGCAGCCCCGGCGATTGCTACCGCAGCAGGGCATACAACAACGTGGAAAGTACAAACGTCCTGGCCTGGCGGCATTGGACTGAATATCTTTAAAGAATGGTGTGGTTCTATTAAAGAAAAGACCGGGGGCGAGTTAGAGTTTATTCCCTTTGGTGCGAAAGATGTGGTGGGGGATTTTCAGCTTTTTGATGCTGTGAAAAACGGTGTGTTGCAGGCCATGAACCCGTTTACACTTTACTGGGCAGGCCGCATTCCGGCTGCCGTGTTTCTGTCTTCCTATCCTTTGGGGTTGCGGAACCCGCATGAATGGGACGTTTTCTTTTATGGGCTGGGCGGCCTTGAAATGGCGCGGGAAGTGTTCGCAAAACAGGGTATGTATTATGTAGGCCCGATCCATCATGGACCAAATATTATCCATTCCAAGGTCCCTATTCGGTCAATTGATGACTTCCGAGGGCGTAAAATGCGTCTGCCAGGCGGTATGGTTGCAGAGGTCTTTCAAGCGATTGGAGCCAAAACGACCTTGTTGCCCGGCTCTGAAATTTTTCCGGCTCTGGAAAAAGGTACGATTGACGTTGCCGATTATGTTGGGCCGGCGATCAATCATGCTCTCGGCTTTGGTCAGGTAACCGATTACATCTCCATGGGACCTCCAGGTTTTATGTCGGTTTATCAGCCTGTTGACTTGATGGACCTTACGGTTGGTATGGATACGTGGCAAAAACTGAGTCCGGCGATGAAGCAATTTGTTGAGATGGAAGTCAAATCTTACTCAATTGAGCATCATGCCAA
This region of Sneathiella aquimaris genomic DNA includes:
- the dctP gene encoding TRAP transporter substrate-binding protein DctP, which codes for MTEKKLNRRKLLTGTAAAGAAAFAAPAIATAAGHTTTWKVQTSWPGGIGLNIFKEWCGSIKEKTGGELEFIPFGAKDVVGDFQLFDAVKNGVLQAMNPFTLYWAGRIPAAVFLSSYPLGLRNPHEWDVFFYGLGGLEMAREVFAKQGMYYVGPIHHGPNIIHSKVPIRSIDDFRGRKMRLPGGMVAEVFQAIGAKTTLLPGSEIFPALEKGTIDVADYVGPAINHALGFGQVTDYISMGPPGFMSVYQPVDLMDLTVGMDTWQKLSPAMKQFVEMEVKSYSIEHHAKIQKADQEAWKKFEEEGTEVTRLSQDDIEALTEVAVERWFAWANKDADAARIFKVQLDYMMSGSLGYVTPEMVENYSLKY